Proteins from a single region of Sneathiella aquimaris:
- a CDS encoding DUF4167 domain-containing protein: protein MRVSGNRRPRGGRSGSGNGRSGSSGGRSGSNNNRRSNSGNRSYDSNGPDGKIRGSASQVYEKYVTLARDTQTAGDPVAAENYFQHAEHYFRIMLANNLVKPEKNTDQEQAEEGSSEESGAEEASTVQGSDKNADGTEDRKQTDGVAADADEKPLVLDLSATNEGEADTVSPDEPDQVEDDASEDDAEKPKTKRRVSRTRGLRRRANRRTDTPSESDEPQTAE from the coding sequence ATGCGAGTTAGCGGTAACAGACGCCCGCGCGGCGGTCGATCCGGCTCAGGAAATGGGCGCTCCGGTTCTTCCGGAGGACGTAGTGGGTCGAATAACAACAGACGGTCGAATAGCGGAAATCGTAGTTATGACAGTAATGGTCCTGACGGAAAAATCCGGGGATCTGCGTCTCAAGTATACGAAAAATACGTGACCTTGGCACGGGATACACAGACTGCTGGTGACCCGGTTGCGGCCGAAAATTACTTTCAGCATGCGGAACATTATTTCCGAATTATGCTGGCTAATAATTTGGTCAAACCGGAAAAGAATACGGATCAGGAGCAAGCGGAAGAGGGATCATCTGAAGAGAGTGGTGCAGAGGAAGCGTCAACGGTTCAGGGTTCTGATAAAAATGCTGATGGTACTGAGGACAGGAAGCAGACAGACGGTGTTGCCGCCGATGCTGACGAGAAGCCACTGGTTCTTGATTTGTCCGCGACCAATGAAGGTGAAGCCGATACGGTCTCGCCCGATGAGCCGGATCAGGTAGAGGATGACGCGTCAGAGGATGATGCGGAAAAGCCGAAAACAAAAAGACGCGTCAGCCGGACACGGGGATTGCGTCGCAGGGCAAACCGCCGGACGGATACACCGTCTGAAAGTGACGAGCCCCAGACAGCTGAATAA